The following are encoded together in the Salvia hispanica cultivar TCC Black 2014 chromosome 6, UniMelb_Shisp_WGS_1.0, whole genome shotgun sequence genome:
- the LOC125193946 gene encoding protein SCAR3-like isoform X1 gives MPLLRAEVRNEYALGAPELYREANKDEPKEILQGVAVAGLVGVLRQLGDLAEFAAEVFHGLQEEVTITTARSHKLMARVRRVESALSPLEKALLAQRSHLHFAYTSGSNWHTRIRCEQNHFIYSDVPQFITESYEDCRHPPCLHMLDRFDAGGPGSCLKRYSDPTFFKRASVTSGEASIDKSSKEKKARKAKKRRSRPRNEEMSRDASFSYNNHRTPFTQQSIGGGHISPTQTASTYDTMIRSDLGEQSNLDLRNGSGYIEGDFRPSYSVEPESRDSISSAVKRHENDFLDYSFLEEKVTDVYDTIEVGTQEQPGCSSSSIAWEEKRKSFEPTLQELNIDGVVQEYNHNRQLESFSLNLDMETLGDKCPDFEIVDQMIDQSCNEADGEAEEESGNVHLDDIESETDNFMDALNTIESESETDLDSTRKQVAEHQSKMKEKREDDDECELKRHDLECRSSCPESDVMAGSPLINGNPTSHGDSIIPMPQKSSYATDFIDDASPEDDLNSVSLMNKDLESSQRSGGSATPIRPKRNDAHGNDNVDAESNNEVVPATVSSNYGDGRLAPISDETAKSLESQNLGSFEHNLECQSSSPESNAVASSPLANGSCGHTLIPTSQKSLHATVCVASEALREDDVNSIPEMNNSLQSSQRSEDALSSGHPKSSGSHENGIVGVGMYVESVSSTVSSNLRDGRPRPVTDGTRKSSESHGHVPEISNVTPVSIWTNGGLLGLRPSKPPDCSVQNALPQDPEYKKDVNNNSSIQHFILSDNSGKPDQLETSRSIEEDLEMDISSHEYHESGMNVRKASWKISPADLEINLGKFGDSLYQHNAKSTGSNVPAPGSSMPANSAHQENSTNSCRIFGLSNRLLTNGSNQKSLPGGSGNTYSAGSKNANDFELKNYRSVENDMFSGRSKELFGGKSPILSPSSSPPLEHMKISFQPINGFESSKLKLKFPDGKNMNGSGSDIYPSFQLVPEVSIPRYNVGSDSDADTFYRSSPSLSDDCQSNQSESNSEQWESSESPTSKDRDLYDALRRISLTESVSEDGKANQENIPANLGVQFPFIDNGVQKSESCRSFDLQSLSTINNSFRKERIDSNPKYLVEPQFLPSSALPPLPPFQWRGTTSMDDKSDAMPEGSYYALDLTRSASTISQPKPAPLSEDQNDTTYLQKSKQLSSQKSNGQRPTSQSKSTDENDFLHQIRTKSFSLRPTMTTRSIAPSGAPATVQVNAILEKANAIRQAVASDAEDDGTWSDA, from the exons GGAAGAAGTGACCATTACAACTGCTAGAAGCCATAAGTTGATGGCACGTGTTCGACGAGTTGAATCTGCCCTTTCTCCGCTTGAGAAGGCTTTACTGGCTCAAAGGAGTCACTTACACTTTGCCTATACTTCTG GTTCCAATTGGCATACGCGGATCCGATGTgaacaaaatcattttatatacaGTGACGTGCCCCAATTCATCACAGAATCTTATGAAGACTGCCGTCACCCACCTTGTTTGCATATGCTTGATAG GTTTGATGCTGGTGGTCCGGGATCATGCTTGAAAAGGTATTCAGATCCAACTTTTTTTAAGAGAGCATCAGTGACATCTGGTGAAGCTAGTATAGACAAGAgttcaaaagaaaagaaggctCGCAAGGCTAAG AAAAGGAGGTCACGTCCCAGGAATGAGGAAATGTCAAGAGATGCATCATTTTCTTATAACAATCACAG AACACCGTTCACTCAGCAGAGCATTGGTGGTGGACATATTTCCCCTACTCAAACAGCATCAACATATGATACTATGATTAGATCAGATTTGGGTGAGCAGTCAAATTTGGATTTAAGAAATGGGTCTGGCTACATTGAAGGTGATTTCCGTCCAAGTTACTCAGTGGAACCTGAATCAAGAGATTCCATTTCTTCTGCAGTAAAGAGGCACGAGAATGATTTTCTAGATTACAGTTTCCTCGAGGAAAAAGTTACAGATGTTTATGATACTATTGAAGTGGGCACTCAAGAGCAGCCTGGATGTAGTTCATCTTCAATCGCTTgggaagaaaagagaaaatcaTTTGAACCTACATTACAAGAGTTGAACATTGATGGCGTGGTACAGGAATATAATCATAATAGACAGTTAGAATCATTTTCTCTGAATTTGGACATGGAAACGCTTGGAGATAAGTGTCcagattttgaaattgttgACCAAATGATTGATCAGTCTTGTAATGAAGCTGATGGTGAAGCAGAAGAAGAATCTGGTAATGTTCATCTAGATGACATAGAAAGTGAAACTGATAATTTTATGGATGCACTTAACACCATCGAATCTGAATCAGAAACCGATTTAGACAGCACAAGAAAGCAAGTTGCAGAGCATCAATCTAAGATGAAGGAGAAaagagaagatgatgatgagtGCGAGCTAAAAAGGCACGATTTGGAATGCCGATCTTCATGTCCAGAATCTGATGTTATGGCCGGCAGTCCTCTGATCAATGGTAATCCCACTTCTCATGGAGACAGTATAATTCCAATGCCTCAAAAGTCCTCTTATGCGACTGACTTTATTGATGATGCATCACCAGAGGATGATCTTAACTCAGTATCCCTGATGAACAAGGACTTAGAATCATCTCAAAGAAGTGGCGGTTCAGCCACTCCAATCCGCCCCAAGAGAAATGATGCTCATGGCAATGATAATGTTGATGCTGAAAGTAACAATGAAGTTGTTCCAGCCACTGTATCATCTAACTATGGAGATGGAAGGCTAGCCCCGATTAGTGACGAGACAGCGAAAAGTCTGGAATCTCAAAATCTTGGAAGTTTTGAGCATAATTTGGAATGTCAATCTTCAAGTCCTGAATCTAATGCTGTGGCGAGCAGTCCTCTGGCCAATGGTAGTTGTGGACATACTCTCATCCCAACATCTCAGAAGTCTCTTCATGCAACTGTCTGTGTTGCTAGTGAAGCATTGCGAGAAGATGATGTGAACTCAATCCCCGAGATGAATAATAGTTTACAATCATCCCAAAGGTCGGAAGATGCTCTGAGTTCAGGCCACCCAAAAAGCAGTGGTTCTCATGAAAATGGTATTGTTGGTGTTGGCATGTATGTTGAATCTGTTTCATCCACTGTATCATCTAACTTGAGAGATGGAAGGCCAAGACCGGTTACTGATGGAACAAGGAAAAGTTCAGAATCTCACGGACATGTGCCAGAAATTTCTAATGTCACTCCAGTTTCAATCTGGACAAATGGTGGCTTGCTCGGACTCCGGCCATCAAAACCGCCAGACTGCAGCGTACAGAATGCTCTTCCTCAAGATCCAGAGTATAAGAAGGATGTGAATAATAATTCTTCTATCCAGCATTTCATTCTTAGTGATAATTCAGGTAAACCAGATCAACTAGAGACGTCCAGAAGCATTGAAGAGGACCTCGAAATGGATATTTCCAGCCATGAATACCATGAAAGTGGTATGAATGTTAGAAAGGCATCTTGGAAAATATCACCTGCCGACTTAGAAATTAATCTTGGAAAGTTCGGTGATTCACTTTATCAGCACAATGCCAAATCTACAGGATCAAATGTGCCCGCACCTGGAAGTTCTATGCCTGCAAATTCAGCTCATCAAGAAAATAGCACAAACTCATGTCGGATATTTGGACTCAGCAATAGATTGCTTACGAATGGATCTAACCAAAAATCATTGCCTGGTGGGAGTGGCAACACTTATTCTGCAGGCTCCAAAAATGCTAATGATTTTGAGCTGAAAAATTATCGAAGTGTGGAAAATGACATGTTTTCTGGAAGAAGTAAAGAACTCTTTGGTGGTAAATCTCCTATATTATCACCATCGTCATCACCTCCACTGGAGCACATGAAAATATCATTCCAACCAATAAATGGATTTGAAAGTTCGAAGCTGAAGTTGAAATTCCCTGATGGGAAGAATATGAATGGAAGTGGTAGTGACATATACCCTTCATTTCAGTTGGTTCCAGAGGTGTCTATTCCTCGGTACAATGTTGGTTCGGACTCTGATGCTGACACATTCTACCGATCATCACCTTCATTGTCAGATGATTGCCAAAGCAATCAGTCAGAATCAAATTCTGAGCAGTGGGAGTCAAGTGAATCTCCAACTAGCAAGGACCGTGATTTATATGATGCCCTTCGCCGAATCTCCCTGACAGAATCTGTTTCAGAAGATGGGAAGGCAAACCAGGAAAATATCCCTGCCAACTTGGGAGTTCAATTTCCTTTCATTGATAATGGGGTTCAAAAGTCTGAGTCTTGTCGTTCGTTTGATCTTCAAAGTTTAAGTACCATAAATAACTCGTTCAGAAAGGAAAGGATTGATTCCAACCCTAAGTACCTTGTGGAGCCACAATTCTTGCCTTCTTCTGCTCTACCGCCTCTCCCTCCTTTTCAGTGGCGAGGTACGACGTCTATGGATGACAAGTCTGATGCAATGCCTGAAGGCTCCTACTATGCTCTTGATCTTACACGCTCAGCCTCAACCATATCTCAGCCAAAACCAGCCCCCTTAAGTGAAGATCAAAATGACACCACTTATTTGCAGAAAAGCAAG CAGCTCAGTTCACAAAAGTCAAATGGACAAAGACCAACAAGCCAGAGCAAGAGCACAGATGAAAATGACTTTCTGCACCAAATCAGAACAAAA TCTTTTAGTCTGAGACCAACCATGACGACAAGATCAATCGCACCATCTGGGGCCCCTGCCACTGTCCAAGTCAATGCAATTTTAGAGAAGGCAAACGCAATTCGCcag GCTGTTGCAAGTGATGCTGAAGATGATGGAACATGGAGTGACGCTTAA
- the LOC125193946 gene encoding protein SCAR3-like isoform X2 yields MPLLRAEVRNEYALGAPELYREANKDEPKEILQGVAVAGLVGVLRQLGDLAEFAAEVFHGLQEEVTITTARSHKLMARVRRVESALSPLEKALLAQRSHLHFAYTSGSNWHTRIRCEQNHFIYSDVPQFITESYEDCRHPPCLHMLDRFDAGGPGSCLKRYSDPTFFKRASVTSGEASIDKSSKEKKARKAKKRRSRPRNEEMSRDASFSYNNHRTPFTQQSIGGGHISPTQTASTYDTMIRSDLGEQSNLDLRNGSGYIEGDFRPSYSVEPESRDSISSAVKRHENDFLDYSFLEEKVTDVYDTIEVGTQEQPGCSSSSIAWEEKRKSFEPTLQELNIDGVVQEYNHNRQLESFSLNLDMETLGDKCPDFEIVDQMIDQSCNEADGEAEEESGNVHLDDIESETDNFMDALNTIESESETDLDSTRKQVAEHQSKMKEKREDDDECELKRHDLECRSSCPESDVMAGSPLINGNPTSHGDSIIPMPQKSSYATDFIDDASPEDDLNSVSLMNKDLESSQRSGGSATPIRPKRNDAHGNDNVDAESNNEVVPATVSSNYGDGRLAPISDETAKSLESQNLGSFEHNLECQSSSPESNAVASSPLANGSCGHTLIPTSQKSLHATVCVASEALREDDVNSIPEMNNSLQSSQRSEDALSSGHPKSSGSHENGIVGVGMYVESVSSTVSSNLRDGRPRPVTDGTRKSSESHGHVPEISNVTPVSIWTNGGLLGLRPSKPPDCSVQNALPQDPEYKKDVNNNSSIQHFILSDNSGKPDQLETSRSIEEDLEMDISSHEYHESGMNVRKASWKISPADLEINLGKFGDSLYQHNAKSTGSNVPAPGSSMPANSAHQENSTNSCRIFGLSNRLLTNGSNQKSLPGGSGNTYSAGSKNANDFELKNYRSVENDMFSGRSKELFGGKSPILSPSSSPPLEHMKISFQPINGFESSKLKLKFPDGKNMNGSGSDIYPSFQLVPEVSIPRYNVGSDSDADTFYRSSPSLSDDCQSNQSESNSEQWESSESPTSKDRDLYDALRRISLTESVSEDGKANQENIPANLGVQFPFIDNGVQKSESCRSFDLQSLSTINNSFRKERIDSNPKYLVEPQFLPSSALPPLPPFQWRGTTSMDDKSDAMPEGSYYALDLTRSASTISQPKPAPLSEDQNDTTYLQKSKLSSQKSNGQRPTSQSKSTDENDFLHQIRTKSFSLRPTMTTRSIAPSGAPATVQVNAILEKANAIRQAVASDAEDDGTWSDA; encoded by the exons GGAAGAAGTGACCATTACAACTGCTAGAAGCCATAAGTTGATGGCACGTGTTCGACGAGTTGAATCTGCCCTTTCTCCGCTTGAGAAGGCTTTACTGGCTCAAAGGAGTCACTTACACTTTGCCTATACTTCTG GTTCCAATTGGCATACGCGGATCCGATGTgaacaaaatcattttatatacaGTGACGTGCCCCAATTCATCACAGAATCTTATGAAGACTGCCGTCACCCACCTTGTTTGCATATGCTTGATAG GTTTGATGCTGGTGGTCCGGGATCATGCTTGAAAAGGTATTCAGATCCAACTTTTTTTAAGAGAGCATCAGTGACATCTGGTGAAGCTAGTATAGACAAGAgttcaaaagaaaagaaggctCGCAAGGCTAAG AAAAGGAGGTCACGTCCCAGGAATGAGGAAATGTCAAGAGATGCATCATTTTCTTATAACAATCACAG AACACCGTTCACTCAGCAGAGCATTGGTGGTGGACATATTTCCCCTACTCAAACAGCATCAACATATGATACTATGATTAGATCAGATTTGGGTGAGCAGTCAAATTTGGATTTAAGAAATGGGTCTGGCTACATTGAAGGTGATTTCCGTCCAAGTTACTCAGTGGAACCTGAATCAAGAGATTCCATTTCTTCTGCAGTAAAGAGGCACGAGAATGATTTTCTAGATTACAGTTTCCTCGAGGAAAAAGTTACAGATGTTTATGATACTATTGAAGTGGGCACTCAAGAGCAGCCTGGATGTAGTTCATCTTCAATCGCTTgggaagaaaagagaaaatcaTTTGAACCTACATTACAAGAGTTGAACATTGATGGCGTGGTACAGGAATATAATCATAATAGACAGTTAGAATCATTTTCTCTGAATTTGGACATGGAAACGCTTGGAGATAAGTGTCcagattttgaaattgttgACCAAATGATTGATCAGTCTTGTAATGAAGCTGATGGTGAAGCAGAAGAAGAATCTGGTAATGTTCATCTAGATGACATAGAAAGTGAAACTGATAATTTTATGGATGCACTTAACACCATCGAATCTGAATCAGAAACCGATTTAGACAGCACAAGAAAGCAAGTTGCAGAGCATCAATCTAAGATGAAGGAGAAaagagaagatgatgatgagtGCGAGCTAAAAAGGCACGATTTGGAATGCCGATCTTCATGTCCAGAATCTGATGTTATGGCCGGCAGTCCTCTGATCAATGGTAATCCCACTTCTCATGGAGACAGTATAATTCCAATGCCTCAAAAGTCCTCTTATGCGACTGACTTTATTGATGATGCATCACCAGAGGATGATCTTAACTCAGTATCCCTGATGAACAAGGACTTAGAATCATCTCAAAGAAGTGGCGGTTCAGCCACTCCAATCCGCCCCAAGAGAAATGATGCTCATGGCAATGATAATGTTGATGCTGAAAGTAACAATGAAGTTGTTCCAGCCACTGTATCATCTAACTATGGAGATGGAAGGCTAGCCCCGATTAGTGACGAGACAGCGAAAAGTCTGGAATCTCAAAATCTTGGAAGTTTTGAGCATAATTTGGAATGTCAATCTTCAAGTCCTGAATCTAATGCTGTGGCGAGCAGTCCTCTGGCCAATGGTAGTTGTGGACATACTCTCATCCCAACATCTCAGAAGTCTCTTCATGCAACTGTCTGTGTTGCTAGTGAAGCATTGCGAGAAGATGATGTGAACTCAATCCCCGAGATGAATAATAGTTTACAATCATCCCAAAGGTCGGAAGATGCTCTGAGTTCAGGCCACCCAAAAAGCAGTGGTTCTCATGAAAATGGTATTGTTGGTGTTGGCATGTATGTTGAATCTGTTTCATCCACTGTATCATCTAACTTGAGAGATGGAAGGCCAAGACCGGTTACTGATGGAACAAGGAAAAGTTCAGAATCTCACGGACATGTGCCAGAAATTTCTAATGTCACTCCAGTTTCAATCTGGACAAATGGTGGCTTGCTCGGACTCCGGCCATCAAAACCGCCAGACTGCAGCGTACAGAATGCTCTTCCTCAAGATCCAGAGTATAAGAAGGATGTGAATAATAATTCTTCTATCCAGCATTTCATTCTTAGTGATAATTCAGGTAAACCAGATCAACTAGAGACGTCCAGAAGCATTGAAGAGGACCTCGAAATGGATATTTCCAGCCATGAATACCATGAAAGTGGTATGAATGTTAGAAAGGCATCTTGGAAAATATCACCTGCCGACTTAGAAATTAATCTTGGAAAGTTCGGTGATTCACTTTATCAGCACAATGCCAAATCTACAGGATCAAATGTGCCCGCACCTGGAAGTTCTATGCCTGCAAATTCAGCTCATCAAGAAAATAGCACAAACTCATGTCGGATATTTGGACTCAGCAATAGATTGCTTACGAATGGATCTAACCAAAAATCATTGCCTGGTGGGAGTGGCAACACTTATTCTGCAGGCTCCAAAAATGCTAATGATTTTGAGCTGAAAAATTATCGAAGTGTGGAAAATGACATGTTTTCTGGAAGAAGTAAAGAACTCTTTGGTGGTAAATCTCCTATATTATCACCATCGTCATCACCTCCACTGGAGCACATGAAAATATCATTCCAACCAATAAATGGATTTGAAAGTTCGAAGCTGAAGTTGAAATTCCCTGATGGGAAGAATATGAATGGAAGTGGTAGTGACATATACCCTTCATTTCAGTTGGTTCCAGAGGTGTCTATTCCTCGGTACAATGTTGGTTCGGACTCTGATGCTGACACATTCTACCGATCATCACCTTCATTGTCAGATGATTGCCAAAGCAATCAGTCAGAATCAAATTCTGAGCAGTGGGAGTCAAGTGAATCTCCAACTAGCAAGGACCGTGATTTATATGATGCCCTTCGCCGAATCTCCCTGACAGAATCTGTTTCAGAAGATGGGAAGGCAAACCAGGAAAATATCCCTGCCAACTTGGGAGTTCAATTTCCTTTCATTGATAATGGGGTTCAAAAGTCTGAGTCTTGTCGTTCGTTTGATCTTCAAAGTTTAAGTACCATAAATAACTCGTTCAGAAAGGAAAGGATTGATTCCAACCCTAAGTACCTTGTGGAGCCACAATTCTTGCCTTCTTCTGCTCTACCGCCTCTCCCTCCTTTTCAGTGGCGAGGTACGACGTCTATGGATGACAAGTCTGATGCAATGCCTGAAGGCTCCTACTATGCTCTTGATCTTACACGCTCAGCCTCAACCATATCTCAGCCAAAACCAGCCCCCTTAAGTGAAGATCAAAATGACACCACTTATTTGCAGAAAAGCAAG CTCAGTTCACAAAAGTCAAATGGACAAAGACCAACAAGCCAGAGCAAGAGCACAGATGAAAATGACTTTCTGCACCAAATCAGAACAAAA TCTTTTAGTCTGAGACCAACCATGACGACAAGATCAATCGCACCATCTGGGGCCCCTGCCACTGTCCAAGTCAATGCAATTTTAGAGAAGGCAAACGCAATTCGCcag GCTGTTGCAAGTGATGCTGAAGATGATGGAACATGGAGTGACGCTTAA
- the LOC125197050 gene encoding dof zinc finger protein DOF1.5-like has protein sequence MAQLQEHNTPLSIKLFGATISPKQKTQPKIDHDHDHDDQKPDLKRPDKIIPCPRCKSMETKFCYFNNYNVNQPRHFCKACHRYWTAGGALRNVPVGAGRRKAKPPPFPQGCMFDPSSPAAHQLDFHAVGDWHAGGFRHLFPGKRRRCASNSQSS, from the coding sequence ATGGCTCAACTTCAAGAACACAACACCCCATTATCAATCAAGCTATTCGGAGCCACAATATCGCCCAAACAAAAAACACAGCCAAAGATCGACCACGACCACGACCACGATGACCAGAAACCCGATCTGAAGAGGCCAGACAAGATCATCCCGTGCCCGAGGTGCAAGAGCATGGAGACAAAATTCTGCTACTTCAACAACTACAACGTCAACCAGCCGCGCCACTTCTGCAAGGCCTGCCACCGCTACTGGACCGCCGGCGGCGCCCTCCGCAATGTGCCCGTCGGAGCCGGCCGCCGCAAGGCCAAGCCTCCGCCCTTTCCCCAAGGTTGCATGTTCGATCCCTCATCGCCCGCGGCCCACCAACTCGACTTCCACGCCGTGGGGGACTGGCACGCCGGCGGATTCCGGCATCTTTTCCCCGGGAAGCGCCGGAGATGCGCCTCTAATAGTCAAAGTAGTTGA
- the LOC125195998 gene encoding uncharacterized protein LOC125195998 isoform X2 produces MAPFSCSSSPQFHAIFTPISTNNFSCSPSPYSSYPNHSHRRRRNYLNLAAFSGLKNILTNQNLTAQAMSTSQGNLASNLASKVASPRDIVNIEDRPDHLLVLVHGILASPSDWTYFDTELKRRVGKKFLIYASSCNMYTKTFTGIDGAGKRLADEVIQVVKKTEGLKKISFLAHSLGGLFARYAIAVLYTPGDVIGTQASAFQSSGSSNKGLIAGMEAINFITLATPHLGVRGNRQLPFLLGVPFLEKLAAPIAPIFTGRTGSQLFLTDGKPSKPPLLLRMASDCEEGKFISALGAFRCRVLYANVSYDHMVGWRTSSIRREKELFKPPRRSLDGYKHVVDVEYCPPVLYEAPHFPPEAAKAKEAAKNKPSVQNTVDYHEIMEEEMIHGLQRLGWKKVDVSFHSSFWPFFAHNNIHVKNEWFHNAGAGVVAHVADTIKQQDMLQETSSTFIAANL; encoded by the exons ATGGCGCCTTTCTCTTGCTCTTCCTCTCCCCAATTTCATGCCATTTTCACCCCTATTTCCACCAACAATTTCTCTTGCTCTCCTTCCCCCTATTCTTCTTATCCCAATCATTCGCATCGTCGCCGCCGCAATTACCTGAATCTCGCAGCCTTTTCCG GGTTGAAGAATATCTTGACGAATCAGAACCTTACAGCTCAAGCCATGAGTACATCTCAGGGAAACCTGGCTTCGAATCTTGCATCAAAGGTTGCCTCACCGCGGGACATTGTAAATATAGAGGATAGACCTGATCATCTTCTTGTTCTTGTACATGGTATCTTGGCAAG CCCAAGTGATTGGACGTATTTTGACACAGAGTTGAAGAGACGAGTAGGAAAGAAGTTTTTGATTTATG CTAGTTCATGTAACATGTACACTAAGACTTTCACGGGGATTGATGGTGCTGGAAAACGACTTGCCGATGAA GTCATTCAGGTTGTGAAAAAGACAGAGGGACTAAAGAAGATATCCTTTCTGGCCCATTCACTTGGTGGACTATTCGCAAGATATGCAATCGCTGTTCTGTACACTCCCGGTGATGTAATTGGGACTCAGGCTTCGGCATTCCAATCCTCGGGCTCTTCAAATAAAGGTTTGATTGCCGGGATGGAGGCGATTAACTTTATCACCCTGGCAACTCCTCATCTTGGAGTGAGAGGAAATAGGCAG CTTCCATTCCTTCTTGGTGTACCTTTCTTGGAGAAACTTGCTGCTCCTATTGCCCCTATTTTTACTGGCCGAACTGGGAGTCAGCTCTTCCTCACAGATGGAAAACCCAGTAAACCCCCTCTTTTATTGAGAATGGCATCAGATTGTGAAGAAGgaaaatttat ATCAGCACTCGGTGCTTTCAGATGCCGAGTCCTTTATGCTAATGTCTCCTATGACC ATATGGTTGGTTGGCGCACATCATCCATACGAAGAGAAAAGGAGCTTTTCAAG CCTCCTAGGCGATCTTTGGATGGCTACAAACACGTTGTTGATGTGGAGTACTGCCCTCCCGTTTTATATGAGGCTCCACATTTCCCACCAGAAGCAGCGAAAGCAAAGGAGGCTGCTAAAAACAAACCCAGCGTACAAAACACAGTAGACTATCACGAGATCATGGAAG AGGAGATGATCCATGGTTTGCAGCGACtagggtggaagaaagttgaTGTCAGCTTTCACTCATCATTCTGGCCCTTCTTTGCTCATAATAACATCCAT GTGAAAAACGAGTGGTTTCACAACGCTGGAGCTGGAGTGGTGGCTCATGTTGCAGACACCATTAAGCAACAGGATATGCTACAGGAAACCTCCTCTACGTTCATTGCTGCTAATTTGTAG